aaaaaaaaacaaaaaaggatgaTTTTGACTtctacatatttttataaataaaagaaatctaTAAGGAGAGATTTGTACTCTTATCTTTCTCTACTTCTaccaatttttatataattaaaataaaactccaCAAAATATTGCATAATTTAAGAACAAGTAATGTGCAATGAACCACTTTGAATTTGACccacttattaaaaaaaaaaaaaaaaaaaacttagaaatgAATTAAAGGAATTGGGTCAAAATTTTGAGGGTGTTCTTGTTATTGACTAAAGTTGAGATTGACATGTAAAATTGATATACAATGAAGcataataaaatagataaagtAAGAAGTTATAATgtatacataaataaaataagagtttatttggtaactatttttgaaaaagtctgttttaaaaacataaaatgtttttaacttgtttttaatattttaaaaatattttttatatctagtgttttatttttaattataatttttttattatcaaatacgtttttttttatattatttgttttgaaaaatagaaaacattgttttaaaaaacaattccaaaacaAACCCTAACACACCTTCACACATAATTTCTATGTACTAATATACTAGCTTAATCCAAAAATTGTGAAGGacaatatttccaaaaaaaaaacaaatattttttttaattaatttcctttGCTTaatcttatgaaaataataattattttaagaaaccAAAATCATAATTCAATGCATAAATGGAAgttttttcaaatagttttcgtTTTAAATTCCCTTTTAAGGTTAcaaaaactttttaataaaCTAAACAAGAGCTTTTGGCTTGAAttgataaattatagttttttaaaaataatttaactttttttggtAACATCATGGCTGGGAATTTGTATCATAAGTCACATTCATAGGACACATGCTTCCAAAAGATTCATACCAcaaagaattttaattaaataaaatatatgatatggaaaaagattttgaagagTGCCACGTACCCAATGAATATTTTGGGTTTTCAAGTATATGATTAGAAGTGGCACGTGCCAAAAGGAACTCAAAAAGATTGCTTGGACCTAAGAGGCTAAGACTTTGGGCAAATAAGAGGGCCACCGTCTTTGACCTTTAATTTATTGCTTCTTGTTGGCTAGTGACCAACGCCCACCCGTCCAAATTGACATTCCCAAACTACCCTTATTCAATTCGTAAACATGCCATATCTGACAATGCCACGTGGGACCGCCTCCATGGGAAGCCAAATCAAAATACTCCAAGGGTTTTATTTCAACTTGCCACCTTTTCCCCTTAAACCCactaattttattcatttattttttaaatataaaaatatatgaaattaccAATCTAACCTCCTCTCTTCCCCAATTCTTCCAAAATGGTcatctttcttttctccttctctcctaatttcttccccttttttccacctcaaaataaaaaatgtattacaaaaacaataaaatgaaaaagaaagaccaTGACCCACAAACATTAgcataaagaaaagaaaatgcattttcaatcattcattaaaaaaataaataaaataaaataagaaatctctaaaaataattcaagttttatatattcataaataaaaaataatacttaaaatggtaaaaaataatacGCGTAACATTAAAATTTAGTATATgttctttttatcaaaaaatatataaaatattgattatttttatataattctttaaaaataaagacttaaaatttatattttatgactcgattttttaatttataatttttttttctgcatgGGTGCACGGAAACACACCCTTCCCCAAAATGTAGTCcgaaacaaaaaaacacaaaggaaaaaatatttatatatcattcttaaattaattttaaaaagttttttgtttttttttctttttttgtgcccttcattttcaaagtgagaaaaaaaaaatggcaaagaaaaaaaatagaaatcacactatattttaaaatgctttGAAAATTAGGACCTGtttatggaaaaatattttttgttaaataagtTTAAGGAGATTAATGTAAAATGCTTTGAAAaacaatccatttttttttacgaGGATGGATGTAAGAGTAGATATGTAATTTCACATGCGTTTGTCTTGTTTGTAAAAACGCAAACAAAATTATTGTGTCGTaaggaggagaagaagagaggCAAAAATGGAAGCCCAAAATAAAAGACAGCGACATTTCAACCAGTGACTTTCATTTTGCTTGAACGAAAGCTCCCAAAACTGTCACATGGCTACGTAGTCATCACCTACACTGTAACCACATTACCAAAATTCATCCTTGGAATTGATTTTAACACTTGGGGgctttgtttttgctttttttttttgtttttttgttttttttttctcttctctttcctttcctttcttgcATACTCTTCTTCCTCCTCATCCTGGTGGTTGAACTATATCTGATTGAAACAACTAAATTGCATTAAATTCAATACTCTGTGTACAGCTTTCTTTCTTGCacataattaattattctatattgGGTTGTACAGCTTTTAGTCTCTTTTCTCTTTCACATCCAACAAAGTGTTCCAACCTTGTAGCATTGCATCTGCTTCTTATATAtgctctctcttctcttctcttaaTTCTCAGAAAGAGAGGAAGAGtaagggagggagagagagagagatgggtaGTATAGAGATGGATAAGGAGAGGTTGACAGCGGAGATGGCGTTTAAGGACTCGTCATCCGTGGTTATCAAGATCCGGCAGAAGTTGCCGGACTTTTTGCAGTCTGTGAAGCTCAAGTACGTGAAATTGGGTTATGGGTACTCGTGTAACGCCGCCACTGTTTTGAAATTTGGGGTTGTTTTGCCGTTGTTGGTGGCGACGGTGGTTCAGATCACTGGGTTGAGGTTTGATGATGTTTCTGATTTGTGGACGAGTCGGGCGCTTCTCGTTGATACGGCGACGGCGGTGACTGGTTCGGCGGTGCTGCTCTTCCTCTTGGGGGTCTACTGGGCGAAGCGGCCCAGCCCGGTTTATCTGGTGGATTTTGCTTGCTACAAGCCGGAGGATGGTCGGAAGATGTCGGTGGAGTCGTTCTTGGAGATGACAGAGGAAAATGGGAAATTCGAGGAGGAGACGGTTCAGTTCCAGCGGCGGATCTCTACCCGGTCCGGTTTGGGAGACGAGACGTATCTTCCGAGTGGGATCACCTCCACACCGCCGAATCTGTGCATGAAGGAGGCACGAGCGGAGGCGGAGGCGGTGATGTTCGGCGCACTGGACTCGCTTTTCAGCAAAACCGGTGTCAAACCCAGCGACATCGGGATACTCATCGTAAACTGCAGCTTATTCAATCCAACTCCATCTCTCTCAGCTATGATCGTCAACCACTACAAGCTCAGAACCGACATCAGCAGCTACAATCTGGGCGGAATGGGCTGCAGCGCAGGCCTCATCTCTATAGACCTCGCGAAACATCTCCTCAAAGCAAACCCAAACACTTATGCCGTCGTTGTCAGCACGGAAAACATCACTCTCAATTGGTATTTCGGGAATGACCGCTCCATGCTTCTCTGTAACTGCATCTTCCGCATGGGCGGCGCGGCCGTGCTCCTCTCCAACAAGTCCCGCGACCGGAGTCGCTCCAAGTACGAGCTCGTCCACACCGTCCGGACCCACAAGGGCGCAGACGACAACAGCTACAATTGCGTGTACCAGAGAGAAGACGACAAGGGTACAATCGGCGTGTCACTGGCTAGAGAACTAATGGCGGTAGCAGGAGATGCATTGAAGACCAATATTACCACACTGGGTCCTCTTGTCCTGCCATTTTCAGAGCAGTTCATGTTCTTCGTAACCCTGGTGAGGAGGAAGCTGATGAAGGCGAGGGTGAAGCCGTACATACCAGATTTCAAGAAGGCGTTTGAGCATTTCTGCATACATGCAGGAGGGAGGGCTGTGCTGGACGAGTTGCAGAAGAACTTGCAACTCAGTGAATGGCACATGGAGCCATCCAGGATGACTCTCCACCGATTCGGGAACACCTCCAGCAGCTCACTGTGGTACGAGTTGGCCTACACAGAGGCCAAGGGTCGGGTCTCTGGAGGCGACCGGGTCTGGCAGATTGCATTCGGATCGGGTTTCAAGTGTAACAGTGCCGTTTGGAGATCTCTGAGGGAGATTCCAGTGGGTGAGTCTGGAGATAACCCCTGGGCTGACTCAGTAGATCGTTACCCAGTCAAGGTTCCCGTCGATGCAACAAAGCCTTAGTTAtcgttcctttttttttaaatgtttgtaatttttcctttttttttttttctttttcgaaTGTACTAAATTTGATGGTGGACCAACACCAGACATCGTCTGGAAGTGTTGATTTATTTGGTATTTTCTGGCTCTGTCATTGAGAAAAAGGGGTTAGAAAAAATCCCAAGGTGTATAACATCGGAAAATGACCTTGCTTGGATAGGTGATATTCAGATTTTCTCATTTTCGTGCTTGGAAATGATCAAGGCCTGTGCAAATTCTAATGGAACCCGGAACAACTTTTCAAATGGGCCAATTGCGACCCTGAGAGGGTCTGTCCCAATGACAAAATCATTGCCCAATTGGCTTTACATACTTCCCATCGCTTTAAACTTCTTTGCCCCACAACTTTGTAGCCACGTGAACCGGACGCGCTCAAGTCAGACCCTAATCTTTGCTATTTCTCACTATTTGTTGGTCAGATCTTGTCTACCGTATGTTAATTTTAGATCTTTTTGAGCTTTGATGCTCAATCTGGCCTAGAGTTGGGTTGGGTCAAAGTTCACTCCAATTTTTTAGGCGGGCTAGGCTTCGGGCATCTGAAGGAATTTTACGTCCTGTCAAATTTGTTGGCTGAGACTAACATTTGtttgggttttatttattttttattttttactttttccaaatttagtATGGGTAATTTTATTCAGAAAAATATATGGTTACATAAcctaatattaaaattagaatttttt
The sequence above is drawn from the Vitis riparia cultivar Riparia Gloire de Montpellier isolate 1030 chromosome 15, EGFV_Vit.rip_1.0, whole genome shotgun sequence genome and encodes:
- the LOC117932514 gene encoding 3-ketoacyl-CoA synthase 1, with translation MGSIEMDKERLTAEMAFKDSSSVVIKIRQKLPDFLQSVKLKYVKLGYGYSCNAATVLKFGVVLPLLVATVVQITGLRFDDVSDLWTSRALLVDTATAVTGSAVLLFLLGVYWAKRPSPVYLVDFACYKPEDGRKMSVESFLEMTEENGKFEEETVQFQRRISTRSGLGDETYLPSGITSTPPNLCMKEARAEAEAVMFGALDSLFSKTGVKPSDIGILIVNCSLFNPTPSLSAMIVNHYKLRTDISSYNLGGMGCSAGLISIDLAKHLLKANPNTYAVVVSTENITLNWYFGNDRSMLLCNCIFRMGGAAVLLSNKSRDRSRSKYELVHTVRTHKGADDNSYNCVYQREDDKGTIGVSLARELMAVAGDALKTNITTLGPLVLPFSEQFMFFVTLVRRKLMKARVKPYIPDFKKAFEHFCIHAGGRAVLDELQKNLQLSEWHMEPSRMTLHRFGNTSSSSLWYELAYTEAKGRVSGGDRVWQIAFGSGFKCNSAVWRSLREIPVGESGDNPWADSVDRYPVKVPVDATKP